The Spirosoma foliorum genome has a window encoding:
- the sufD gene encoding Fe-S cluster assembly protein SufD yields MTPYASYNDFKDQLLAAFRDNEERMNGERKAPLHQLRRAALKQFDQLGFPTTRNEEWKYSSVSGLLKQSFDLDDNATVTAEDLAPLEIPNLDGNLLYFINGQYHPELSRLVSPAEQVKITSLAEAIKSEPELIGTHFAHYADYKDNAFTALNTALATDGVVIRVPDNTTVEQPIILRFITDARTKNVASQPRNLVVVGKNAEVMMAESYRTLGEGTSFVNVVTEIVLDHDARMQFYKVQNETEKAYHIGTTQVNQKDNSHFYSATITLNGNFVRNNLNIVLNGQHAEAFMYGLYMPNGRQHVDNHTLVDHAMPNSYSNELYKGILDDNSTGVFNGKIFVRPDAQKTNAYQSCKNVVLSPGASMNTKPQLEIFADDVKCSHGTTTGQLNDEALFYMRSRGIPKDEARTLLLYAFSQDVISQIKIQPIREYLERVVTEKLTK; encoded by the coding sequence ATGACTCCATACGCATCCTATAACGATTTTAAAGACCAGTTGCTGGCGGCTTTCCGGGACAACGAGGAGCGCATGAACGGCGAGCGAAAAGCCCCGTTACATCAACTCCGCCGGGCGGCTTTGAAGCAATTTGATCAGCTTGGCTTTCCAACGACTCGCAACGAGGAATGGAAATATTCTAGTGTCAGTGGTTTATTAAAGCAATCGTTTGACCTCGACGATAACGCGACGGTAACGGCTGAAGATCTGGCTCCACTCGAAATTCCAAACCTCGATGGTAATCTATTGTACTTCATCAATGGCCAATATCATCCTGAACTATCTCGCCTTGTCAGCCCTGCCGAACAGGTAAAAATTACCAGTTTAGCGGAAGCTATTAAAAGTGAACCGGAGCTAATCGGGACCCACTTTGCGCATTACGCTGATTATAAGGACAACGCTTTTACAGCATTGAATACGGCGCTGGCTACTGATGGTGTAGTAATTCGTGTGCCCGATAATACAACCGTTGAGCAGCCAATTATCCTTCGTTTCATTACCGACGCGCGTACCAAAAACGTTGCATCTCAACCTCGTAACCTGGTTGTGGTTGGTAAAAACGCGGAGGTCATGATGGCCGAATCGTATCGGACACTCGGCGAAGGCACAAGCTTTGTCAATGTGGTAACCGAAATCGTGCTTGATCACGATGCTCGTATGCAGTTTTATAAAGTGCAGAACGAAACCGAGAAAGCCTACCACATCGGTACGACGCAGGTTAACCAGAAAGACAATAGCCACTTCTATTCGGCTACGATTACCCTTAACGGCAACTTCGTTCGGAACAACCTGAACATTGTGCTCAACGGCCAGCATGCCGAAGCGTTTATGTACGGTTTGTATATGCCCAACGGTCGCCAGCATGTGGACAACCACACGCTTGTTGACCATGCCATGCCAAATTCATACAGCAACGAGCTTTACAAGGGGATTCTGGATGACAATAGCACGGGGGTTTTCAACGGTAAGATTTTCGTTCGTCCCGATGCCCAGAAAACCAATGCTTATCAGTCTTGCAAGAACGTCGTATTGTCGCCGGGAGCCTCGATGAACACGAAACCTCAGTTGGAAATCTTTGCCGACGATGTTAAATGTTCGCACGGGACAACCACAGGACAACTAAACGATGAAGCGCTGTTCTACATGCGTTCGCGGGGTATTCCGAAAGATGAAGCGCGTACGTTATTGTTATATGCCTTCTCGCAGGATGTAATTAGCCAGATCAAAATTCAACCCATCCGCGAATACCTGGAGCGGGTTGTTACGGAGAAATTAACGAAGTAA
- the sufC gene encoding Fe-S cluster assembly ATPase SufC, which translates to MLSISNLQASIGEKEILRGLNLEVNPGEVHAIMGPNGAGKSTLASVLAGREDYTVTGGSVEFDGKDLLDMAPEERAAEGIFLAFQYPVEIPGVSTTNFLKTALNEIRKYRGQDPLDAVQFLKLMKEKMKLVNIDQSLLSRSLNEGFSGGEKKRNEIFQMAMLEPKLAILDETDSGLDIDALRIVADGVNQLRSPERATIVVTHYQRLLDYIVPDYVHVLYKGRIVKSGPKELALELEEKGYDWIKAEAAV; encoded by the coding sequence ATGTTATCCATCAGTAATTTACAGGCCTCAATAGGCGAAAAAGAAATATTAAGAGGTCTCAATCTGGAAGTCAACCCCGGTGAGGTTCACGCCATAATGGGTCCTAACGGAGCAGGCAAGAGCACGTTGGCCTCGGTTCTGGCAGGCCGCGAAGACTATACGGTAACGGGTGGAAGTGTAGAATTTGACGGTAAGGACTTACTGGATATGGCTCCCGAAGAACGCGCTGCCGAAGGTATTTTCTTAGCGTTTCAATATCCTGTAGAAATTCCAGGCGTTAGCACCACTAACTTCTTAAAAACAGCCCTGAACGAGATCCGGAAGTATCGCGGTCAGGACCCACTCGATGCGGTTCAGTTTCTGAAGTTGATGAAAGAGAAAATGAAGCTCGTTAACATCGACCAATCCTTACTGAGTCGTTCATTGAACGAAGGCTTTTCGGGTGGAGAGAAAAAGCGGAACGAAATTTTCCAGATGGCGATGCTCGAACCAAAATTAGCGATCCTGGACGAAACCGATTCGGGTCTGGACATCGACGCCCTACGAATTGTGGCCGATGGCGTTAATCAACTGCGCTCACCAGAACGGGCTACGATTGTGGTAACCCACTACCAACGTCTACTCGACTACATCGTGCCTGATTATGTACACGTACTATACAAAGGTCGCATTGTGAAATCGGGACCGAAAGAACTGGCGCTTGAACTGGAAGAAAAAGGATACGACTGGATTAAAGCCGAAGCAGCAGTATAA
- a CDS encoding DUF11 domain-containing protein gives MLTLISNPSACKTLLTHRLQVLHSFKLGLLSVLAIGIFLSSQVVRAQCSTAITVLPGVCNTTTNTYSSTAIVTITNPPVGILTITDGDQSKTLATAATTSATFTAVFTGLISDGNSHTVTAAPFGCNAATATYSAPGSCTQPVGAQLSLTKLVDKSKAKLGDVLSYTMVLTNVGSSTATNVVVRDSLSTGLTFVTGSSTAPTGTTFNQGTPVSTWKVASLTANQSYNLVYQATVDSSGVLYNQAIITGDTATVCTSVPILVCTGDVYVFRLTAKPGRSSYRWFKNDVELTSQTTNTLDITAPGTYSLAVDNVSGKCPDFSCCPFIVQEDTLPTFRAIAVPATCTGSTTLTNGNITLSNFRSAYTYQYSLGTDFNPAASLSGAPKTIPAGGVIVSNLASPATAQSYTVRVYNSSGCYTDVTAVLLPTVCCSVSVSATPGSCAPLTSTYSTTALISLTNPMAGTLTVSDGPKSLTFATTAGSSTTFAAIFDNIISDGSSHTVVVSLPGCSTASTTYTAPGSCSIGLGVSITNSGTCLPATNTYTATGVISLTNATTGSVIITDGANTTTISVSAGATSVPYSMSGLLSGTGSHTVTATYLGHTASASYTSPLSCSVAPTCSLSATATAGICATATNTYSASVVISLTNSSATTLSINLPGFSPSSQTVASGITNFTVILPNLPSDGVNHTVTISSPDCGTTTATFTAPGSCSVTPVCSMTIVPTPGQCQTATNTFTTVAVVTVNNPPTGVLTVTDGPASLTFATTAGSNASFTATLANIVSNGASHTVTASLPGCSMTTATYTAPGSCSVAPICSLVASVTAGQCAVATNTYSSTAVIQLTNPVAGTLTVSDGPSSATFVTTAGSSAVFTITFIDLKSDGSTHTVIASLPGCGTTTASYSAPVSCSVTPTPVCSISAIATVGACAPATNTHSSTVVISLTNPTTGTLTVTNRGQIQTFQTSSATTSLTAIFSNLISDGASHSVTVSLPDCSTTSATYTAPASCSAGIRLAVTDPGVCIPGTNTYNTTGVVSLTNATTGVLTITDGSSSLTVTVATSATSVPYSLSGLPSGTGLHTVVVSYLGQTASTTYTAPLSCSPACSVTAVATAIPVTCAGTMALQNGKIVINGFSTGDTYQYSGGVVFNSAVALSGPAQAVPAGGVIVSNLANPASAQPFTVRIYSTSGCYKDSTVMLTPSVCTCPANACVPLVVKLTRRVRR, from the coding sequence TTACGGGCTTAATCTCCGACGGTAATTCGCATACGGTAACAGCTGCTCCGTTTGGATGTAATGCAGCAACAGCCACCTATTCGGCTCCAGGATCTTGCACTCAACCTGTAGGCGCTCAACTGTCGTTGACAAAGCTGGTCGATAAGTCAAAAGCGAAGCTCGGCGATGTTTTGTCATACACAATGGTGCTAACTAATGTAGGCAGTTCCACAGCAACCAATGTTGTAGTTCGGGATTCACTCTCAACAGGGCTAACTTTTGTAACTGGGTCATCCACAGCTCCCACTGGCACTACATTCAATCAGGGAACGCCTGTTAGTACCTGGAAGGTGGCTTCTTTAACTGCTAACCAAAGCTATAATCTGGTTTATCAAGCTACTGTAGACAGTTCGGGTGTGCTTTACAATCAGGCCATTATTACTGGTGATACGGCTACCGTCTGTACATCTGTACCAATCCTGGTCTGCACAGGCGATGTATACGTTTTTCGTTTAACAGCCAAACCAGGCCGATCTAGCTATCGTTGGTTCAAGAATGATGTCGAACTTACCAGCCAAACCACAAATACGCTGGATATAACTGCGCCGGGCACGTATAGTCTGGCCGTAGACAATGTATCGGGTAAATGTCCAGATTTTAGTTGTTGCCCGTTTATTGTTCAGGAAGACACTCTTCCCACGTTTCGAGCTATTGCAGTACCGGCAACTTGTACAGGTAGTACCACATTAACAAACGGAAATATTACGCTAAGCAATTTCCGTTCTGCTTACACCTACCAGTATTCATTAGGTACAGATTTTAACCCGGCGGCCTCTTTATCCGGTGCTCCTAAAACTATTCCGGCAGGTGGCGTAATTGTTAGCAATTTGGCAAGTCCCGCCACCGCTCAATCGTACACAGTCCGGGTGTATAATTCATCAGGTTGCTATACGGATGTGACTGCGGTGTTGTTACCGACCGTTTGCTGTAGCGTCAGTGTTTCAGCAACTCCTGGTTCGTGTGCTCCTCTTACTAGCACTTACTCAACAACGGCCCTTATTAGCTTAACGAATCCAATGGCCGGTACGTTAACGGTGAGCGATGGCCCTAAGAGTTTGACGTTTGCTACTACAGCAGGCAGCTCAACCACCTTCGCAGCTATTTTCGATAATATAATTTCAGACGGATCTAGCCATACGGTAGTCGTTAGTTTGCCTGGGTGTTCAACGGCCAGCACCACCTATACGGCTCCTGGTTCCTGTAGTATTGGCCTGGGCGTGAGCATTACAAATTCCGGCACCTGTCTACCCGCCACCAATACGTATACGGCCACGGGAGTTATCAGTCTAACAAACGCCACAACCGGATCTGTTATAATTACCGATGGCGCCAATACGACTACCATCTCGGTCAGTGCAGGAGCCACTTCAGTGCCTTATTCGATGAGTGGGTTACTCAGTGGCACTGGTTCGCATACGGTGACCGCTACTTATTTAGGTCATACCGCCAGTGCGAGCTATACGTCACCCCTATCTTGTTCTGTAGCCCCAACCTGCAGCCTGAGCGCGACAGCTACTGCGGGCATATGCGCCACTGCCACAAACACCTATTCGGCATCCGTTGTTATCTCGCTGACCAACTCTTCAGCAACAACGCTTAGTATCAATCTTCCTGGATTTTCACCTAGTAGCCAGACCGTTGCCTCAGGTATCACCAACTTTACAGTTATCCTGCCTAATCTGCCTTCTGACGGAGTCAACCACACAGTCACCATTAGTTCTCCGGATTGTGGAACCACTACAGCCACCTTCACGGCACCTGGCTCCTGCTCTGTAACGCCTGTCTGCTCCATGACTATAGTGCCCACGCCCGGACAGTGCCAAACCGCGACCAATACATTCACTACTGTGGCTGTTGTAACCGTAAATAATCCGCCGACAGGCGTGCTCACAGTTACCGATGGACCAGCTAGCTTAACGTTTGCGACAACGGCCGGTAGCAATGCATCCTTCACCGCTACGCTGGCCAATATTGTTTCGAATGGAGCCAGTCATACGGTTACAGCCTCATTACCAGGTTGCAGCATGACAACAGCTACTTACACGGCCCCCGGCTCCTGTTCAGTCGCACCTATTTGCTCACTCGTAGCATCGGTTACAGCTGGTCAATGCGCAGTTGCGACCAATACGTATTCATCTACCGCTGTTATCCAATTGACCAATCCTGTGGCCGGTACGCTGACTGTTTCGGATGGTCCAAGCAGTGCTACGTTTGTGACAACGGCCGGTAGCAGCGCTGTCTTTACCATTACGTTCATCGATTTAAAATCGGATGGATCAACGCACACCGTGATAGCCAGTTTGCCAGGCTGTGGTACTACAACAGCTAGCTACAGCGCTCCTGTATCCTGCTCGGTAACGCCAACACCCGTTTGCTCGATCAGTGCCATAGCAACCGTAGGGGCATGTGCGCCAGCAACCAACACCCACTCATCAACGGTCGTCATTTCACTGACCAATCCAACAACGGGAACACTGACCGTTACGAATAGAGGGCAAATTCAAACGTTCCAAACCAGTTCGGCAACAACCAGCCTAACCGCTATTTTCAGCAATCTGATCTCCGACGGAGCGAGTCATAGTGTGACGGTAAGCTTACCAGATTGTTCAACAACCAGCGCCACCTACACCGCTCCTGCCTCTTGTAGTGCTGGCATAAGGTTGGCAGTTACCGATCCGGGCGTTTGTATACCGGGAACCAATACATATAACACAACTGGCGTCGTTAGTCTGACGAACGCTACAACTGGCGTCCTCACAATCACCGATGGCTCCAGTAGCCTTACAGTTACAGTCGCTACCAGTGCAACATCAGTTCCTTACTCACTGAGTGGATTACCAAGTGGAACTGGTTTACACACGGTAGTCGTCAGTTATTTAGGGCAAACTGCCAGTACAACGTACACCGCCCCTCTCTCCTGCTCTCCAGCTTGTAGCGTAACAGCAGTAGCCACAGCCATACCAGTTACCTGTGCAGGAACGATGGCGCTTCAAAATGGCAAGATTGTGATTAACGGATTCTCAACGGGCGATACGTATCAGTACTCGGGTGGAGTTGTCTTTAATTCAGCGGTTGCTTTATCAGGCCCGGCCCAGGCAGTTCCGGCAGGGGGCGTTATCGTCAGTAATCTGGCAAATCCGGCCTCAGCGCAACCATTCACAGTACGCATCTATTCAACTTCAGGCTGTTATAAAGATTCGACGGTCATGCTAACACCTTCGGTTTGCACCTGTCCTGCAAACGCCTGTGTGCCGTTGGTCGTTAAATTAACAAGACGAGTTAGACGGTAA